A single region of the Aquila chrysaetos chrysaetos unplaced genomic scaffold, bAquChr1.4, whole genome shotgun sequence genome encodes:
- the INCA1 gene encoding protein INCA1 isoform X1, giving the protein MEDKPWAALGRFARQSHTVSRCRRDTDATRPDRLWSSSPRQTDARRHRQASPLTVYIRRPASPPCFSQNSRVYPQIYQHRQPPPGAPGSPLPSPRSLCRPRRRRPPPRGGTPSVRSHLEELKRRQSSIDEMKRQAWGGDPQVSRGEGGGPPPAPQPPPAEGAGGAPPLPWGLLDGWEEPFRTVTPPHGPALYAPSRGPHSVPLLCPIDASYGPHADPIPCPITASCSTPRLPRVGPIATSYTAP; this is encoded by the exons ATGGAGGACAAGCCCTGGGCAGCCCTCGGCCGCTTCGCCAG gcaatCCCACACCGTCAGCCGCTGTCGCCGCGACACCGACGCCACCAGGCCCGACAGGCTCTGGTCGTCGAG CCCTCGCCAGACGGACGCACGCCGACACCGCCAGGCCTCGCCGCTCACGGTATACATACGGCGACCCGCCTCGCCGCCATGTTTTTCCCAAAACTCCCGGGTTTATCCCCAGATTTACCAGCACCGACAACCGCCCCCCGGCGCGCCGGGCTCGCCGCTGCCCTCGCCGCGCTCACTctgccgcccccgccgccgccgccccccgccccgcggtgGCACCCCCTCGGTCCGCTCCCACCTGGAGGAGCTGAAGCGGAGGCAGAGCAGCATTGACGA gatgAAGCGGCAGGCGTGGGGCGGGGACCCCCAGGTGagccggggggagggggggggccccccccctgccccacagcccccccccgcggagggggcaggaggagccccCCCACTCCCGTGGGGGCTGCTGGATGGGTGGGAGGAGCCATTCAGGACGGTGACTCCGCCCCACGGCCCCGCCCTTTATGCCCCCTCCCGTGGGCCCCATAGCGTCCCCCTGTTGTGCCCTATAGATGCCTCCTACGGGCCCCACGCTGACCCTATACCGTGTCCCATAACCGCTTCCTGCAGCACCCCACGGCTGCCTCGTGTGGGGCCCATAGCCACTTCCTACACTGCCCCATAG
- the CAMTA2 gene encoding LOW QUALITY PROTEIN: calmodulin-binding transcription activator 2 (The sequence of the model RefSeq protein was modified relative to this genomic sequence to represent the inferred CDS: inserted 5 bases in 3 codons; deleted 9 bases in 7 codons) yields MSSKEPTEVSERSHLKVFLPRKLVECLPKCPVLPKEQLRWNTNEEIASYLITFEKHDEWLSCSPKTRPQNGSVILYNRKKVKYRKDGYCWKKRKDGKTTREDHMKLKVQGVECLYGCYVHSSIVPTFHRRCYWLLQNPDIVLVHYLNVPAMEECSRPCAPPLCAGSPPLCAGGPPLCAATADPREWLKWSQEELVAQLRPMFHGMKWGCSNGGGAPAGLSLEQLVQHVLESHQARPPPRTHACLCAGGLGTPGHKCGSTKHRIISPKVERGGGGAAAAEPPKAAPSSPDTTQPSPGLGGGPPEGPPPFSPXGLPLLVVANLGGGXAPGGPENPLGLTPSQHLVTPEGSCPTAPPPPAAFDPDCFLNSPRRGQTYGCEAEAPPGAPPPPPRSPAKIGGDEEEEEEEGVGAAPPVPPRDLGAAADPQPHFALPFAELLAGDGGVPPTPRDPPXPPHAPPPTPPAPPDEPPVAITDFSPEWSYPEGGVKVLITGPWGAGAYSCLFDRVSVPAALVQPGVLRCYCPPHEAGVAALRVACPPRLLSAAAPFEYRARGGATGPPGSQLDWLSLDEAQFRLSILERLEQLETRLGALPPPRPPPPPRGAPPEPPPGQGPGSSFEARVVAVCEAMMARPGWLGTLSSSSSSSSSGTSSSSGTALAHGATFRGMTLLHLAAAQGYAGLVEALRRWRALAADSLELEQEVDPLNVDHFSCTPLMWACALGHREAAERLCRWDRRALAVPDTLGRLPLGLARARGHLALVTRLEELQPQLSPASPRCHLPGLRVPSPLSASPDTGLSTASSLSSPSGLSEGPASVPLPPGPPGPPEDESWAVGDPPPPKCPDVTRVSPQAEVVTLAQQIIEATPERIKQEAPGGAPGDSGGAPATAGGPLGTPGTPGLSAAMAWLATYLESVDRPPAPPHRAEAPSRGSPGVPEGRPPPPSAAGWAEFLNASGGARGESAVALLTLSDQEQHELYEAARLVQGAFRKYRGRRLKEQQEMAAAVIQRCYRKYKQFALYQRMTQAAILIQSKFRSYAEQKRFQRRRRAAVLIQQRYRSHREHQRLQQGPRAPPAGLPPRLRGTFLTIKQDQAARKIMRFLRRCRHRMEELKQSKEGDSLQKRGLAS; encoded by the exons ATGAGCAGCAAGGAACCCACCGAGGTCTCTG AGAGGAGCCACCTGAAGGTTTTCCTGCCCCGGAAGCTGGTGGAGTGTCTGCCCAAATGCCCCGTCCTGCCCAAGGAGCAGCTGCGCTGGAACACCAATGAG GAAATCGCCTCCTATCTCATCACCTTCGAGAAACACGACGAGTGGCTCTCCTGCTCCCCCAAGACCAG GCCGCAGAACGGCTCCGTCATCCTCTACAACCGGAAGAAGGTGAAGTACCGCAAGGATGGCTACTGCTGGAAGAAGCGCAAGGACGGCAAGACCACCCGCGAGGACCACATGAAGCTGAAGGTGCAGGGGGTGGAG TGCCTCTACGGCTGCTACGTCCACTCCTCCATCGTCCCCACCTTCCACCGCCGCTGCTACTGGCTGCTGCAG AACCCCGACATCGTCCTGGTTCACTACCTGAACGTCCCGGCCATGGAGGAGTGCAGCCGCCCCTGTGCCCCCCCGCTTTGCGCCGGCAGCCCCCCACTTTGCGCCGGCGGCCCCCCGCTTTGTGCCGCCACCGCCGACCCCCGCGAGTGGCTCAAGTGGTCGCAGGAGGAGCTCGTCGCCCAGCTCCGCCCCATGT ttcACGGGATGAAGTGGGGCTGCAGtaacggggggggggccccggcCGGGCTCTCGCTGGAGCAGCTGGTGCAGCACGTCCTGGAGAGTCACCAAGCGCGGCCGCCCCCCCGCACCCACGCCTGCCTCTGCGCCGGGGGGCTGG gCACCCCAGGCCACAAGTGCGGCAGCACCAAACACCGCATCATCTCCCCCAAAGTGgagcgggggggcgggggggcagcggcggctgAG CCCCCCAAAGCCGCCCCCTCTTCCCCCGACACCACCCAACCCTCCCCaggcctgggggggggcccccccgAAGggcccccccccttttcccc gGGCCTCCCCCTTTTAGTAGTGGCCAAtctggggggggg ggccccgggggggccCGAAAACCCCCTGGGTCTGACCCCCAGCCAACACCTGGTGACCCCCGAGGGCTCCTGCCCCACGG cgccgcccccccccgccgccttcGACCCCGACTGCTTCCTCAACAGCCCCCGCCGGGGCCAAACCTACGGCTGCGAGGCCGAAGCCCCTcccggcgccccccccccccccccccgaagccCTGCCAAAATT GGGGGTgacgaggaagaggaggaggaggagggggtgggggcagcACCACCGGTGCCCCCCCGGGACCTCGGCGCCGCTGCcgacccccagccccacttcGCCCTCCCCTTCGCCGAGCTGCTGGCGGGCGACGGCggggtcccccccaccccacgcgaccccc ccccaccccacgcacccccccctacccctcccgccccccccgaCGAGCCGCCGGTGGCCATCACCGACTTCTCCCCGGAGTGGTCCTACCCCGAG GGTGGGGTGAAGGTGCTGATCACGGGGCCGTGGGGCGCCGGCGCCTACAGCTGCCTCTTCGACCGCGTCTCGGTGCCAGCCGCCCTGGTGCAGCCGGGCGTCCTGCGCTGCTACTGTCCCC CGCACGAGGCAGGTGTGGCCGCCCTGCGTGTGGCCTGCCCCCCCCGGCTCCTCTCGGCTGCTGCCCCATTTGAGTAccgggcgcgg gggggggcgaccGGCCCCCCCGGATCCCAGCTGGACTGGTTGTCCCTCGATG aggCCCAGTTCCGTCTGTCCATCCTGGAGcggctggagcagctggagaCTCGGCTGGGGGCCCTG ccccccccgcggcccccccccccgccacgcgGAGCCcccccggagcccccccc GGGACAGGGGCCGGGGTCCTCCTTCGAGGCGCGGGTGGTGGCCGTCTGCGAGGCCATGATGGCGCGGCCGGGCTGGCTGGGGACGTtgtcgtcgtcgtcgtcgtcgtcaTCATCGGGGACCTCGTCGTCATCGGGGACGGCGCTGGCCCACGGGGCCACCTTCCGCGGGATGACGCTGCTGCACCTGGCGGCCGCCCAGGGCTACGCCGGCCTGGTGGAGGCCCTGCGGCGCTGGCG gGCGCTGGCGGCCGACAgcctggagctggagcaggaggtCGACCCCCTCAACGTGGACCATTTCTCCTGCACCCCCCTG ATGTGGGCGTGCGCCCTGGGTCACCGGGAGGCGGCGGAGCGGCTGTGCCGCTGGGACCGGCGGGCGCTGGCCGTCCCCGACACCCTGGGGCGGCTGCCGCTGGGCCTGGCCCGCGCCCGTGGCCACCTGGCCCTTGTCACCCgcctggaggagctgcagccgcAGCTGTCACCTGCGTCCCCGCGCTGTCACCTCCCCGGCCTGCGCGTCCCCTCCCCGCTCTCCGCCAGCCCTGACACAG ggctgagcacggccagcagcctctcctccccctcGGGGCTCTCGGAGGGACCGGCCtctgtccccctgccccccggcccccccggcccccccgaGGACGAGAGCTGGGC GgttggggacccccccccccccaagtgtCCTGATGTCACCCGTGTGTCCCCCCAGGCGGAGGTGGTGACGCTGGCCCAGCAGATCATTGAGGCCACGCCTGAGCGCATCAAGCAGGAGGCGCCGGGGGGGGCCCCCGGGGACAGCGGG GGGGCCCCAGCGACGGCGGGGGGGCCCCTGGGGACGCCGGGGACGCCGGGGCTGAGCGCCGCCATGGCCTGGCTGGCCACCTACCTGGAGAGCGTCGAccgcccccccgcgcccccccaCAG agcgGAGGCACCCTcccgggggtccccgggggTCCCCGag ggccgccccccccccccctcggcgGCCGGCTGGGCCGAGTTCCTCAACGCCtcg gggggggcgcggggggagAGCGCCGTCGCCCTCCTCACCCTCTCCGACCAGGAGCAGCACGAGCTCTACGAGGCCGCCCGCCTCGTCCAGGGCGCCTTCCGCAAGTACCGG GGCCGGAGGctgaaggagcagcaggagatggcGGCCGCCGTCATCCAGCGCTGCTACCGCAAGTACAAGCAG TTTGCGCTGTACCAGCGGATGACGCAGGCGGCCATCCTGATCCAGAGCAAGTTCCGCAGCTACGCGGAGCAGAAGCGGTTccagcggcggcggcgcgcggcCGTCCTCATCCAGCAGCGCTACCGCAGCCACCGCGAGCACCAGCGCCTGCAGCAGggcccccgcgccccccccgccggcctGCCCCCACGCCTCCG ggGCACCTTCCTCACCATCAAGCAGGACCAGGCGGCCCGGAAGATCATGCGGTTCCTGCGGCGCTGCCGCCACCG gATGGAGGAGCTGAAGCAGAGCAAGGAGGGGGACAGTTTACAGAAGCGGGGCCTGGCCTCGTGA
- the INCA1 gene encoding protein INCA1 isoform X2, which yields MEDKPWAALGRFARQSHTVSRCRRDTDATRPDRLWSSSPRQTDARRHRQASPLTVYIRRPASPPCFSQNSRVYPQIYQHRQPPPGAPGSPLPSPRSLCRPRRRRPPPRGGTPSVRSHLEELKRRQSSIDEMKRQAWGGDPQMPPTGPTLTLYRVP from the exons ATGGAGGACAAGCCCTGGGCAGCCCTCGGCCGCTTCGCCAG gcaatCCCACACCGTCAGCCGCTGTCGCCGCGACACCGACGCCACCAGGCCCGACAGGCTCTGGTCGTCGAG CCCTCGCCAGACGGACGCACGCCGACACCGCCAGGCCTCGCCGCTCACGGTATACATACGGCGACCCGCCTCGCCGCCATGTTTTTCCCAAAACTCCCGGGTTTATCCCCAGATTTACCAGCACCGACAACCGCCCCCCGGCGCGCCGGGCTCGCCGCTGCCCTCGCCGCGCTCACTctgccgcccccgccgccgccgccccccgccccgcggtgGCACCCCCTCGGTCCGCTCCCACCTGGAGGAGCTGAAGCGGAGGCAGAGCAGCATTGACGA gatgAAGCGGCAGGCGTGGGGCGGGGACCCCCAG ATGCCTCCTACGGGCCCCACGCTGACCCTATACCGTGTCCCATAA